Proteins encoded within one genomic window of Rhododendron vialii isolate Sample 1 chromosome 1a, ASM3025357v1:
- the LOC131322127 gene encoding lysine-specific demethylase JMJ31 isoform X2, giving the protein MAEESLRVCQFEEIPSPREFISQIESRNIPAVFKGCVKNWKAFSLWDPSSGGLDYLLERVGSSMVDAMLSRSAPVFYGDIRGHERVQLPFSTFIGYCNENIQKPRRDCEVSSESERHELEGSDTKQGSMLFGDALQQIYLAQVPIMSIENEERVQLGTLREDIQRPAFLETKELASINLWMNNAHSRSSTHYDPHQNVLCVVAGCKQVVLWPPSASPFLYPMPLYGEASNHSAVNLEKPDLSIHPRAEQSMEYSQKVILHAGDALFIPEGWFHQVDSEDLTIAVNFWWRSDLMSGMSEHMDAYYLRLLLRRLTDKQMNRVLGKSIAGASTSERHTIEQHNNGQADYCYNGSDKNCAPEDSKANVIREKLMLHELEPPTLKALQELVSLVHDRVNVADQSERVDSTSTKGSAFREKHEHVNCMKANLSCLENDPVACVLSNLHPLALQNVFLAMAHNFPRTLEALMLHLLSPVAAEVLTRKFDEMDQLTPEEDRNKFYEVFYGAFDDQCAAMDTILSGKECFARQAFQNVLDQYLGICFDGPKPSV; this is encoded by the exons ATGGCTGAAGAATCGCTGCGAGTTTGCCAATTCGAAGAAATTCCGTCTCCTCGAGAATTCATTTCGCAGATTGAGTCGCGAAATATTCCCGCT GTATTCAAGGGCTGCGTAAAGAACTGGAAAGCTTTCTCGTTGTGGGATCCCTCCAGTGGCGGCCTCGACTACTTGCTG GAACGAGTAGGATCGTCAATGGTGGACGCAATGCTGTCCAGATCTGCACCAGTCTTTTATGGTGATATTAGAGGCCACGAGAGG GTTCAGTTGCCCTTCTCTACTTTCATTGGTTATTGCAATGAAAACATCCAGAAGCCAAGGAGGGATTGTGAAGTTTCTTCTGAATCTGAAAGGCATGAGCTCGAAGGATCAGATACAAAGCAAGGTTCTATGCTTTTTGGAGATGCCTtgcaacaaatttatcttgCGCAG GTACCAATTATGAGTATTGAGAATGAAGAAAGGGTTCAATTGGGAACCTTGAGAGAAGACATTCAAAGG CCTGCATTTTTGGAGACAAAGGAACTGGCTTCGATTAATTTGTGGATGAACAATGCTCATAGTAGATCCAGCACCCATTAtgatccacaccaaaacgttctgTGCGTAGTTGCTGGCTGCAAACAAG TTGTTTTATGGCCCCCTTCTGCAAGTCCCTTCTTGTATCCAATGCCTTTGTATGGGGAAGCGTCAAACCATAG TGCTGTCAACTTAGAAAAGCCTGATCTTTCTATTCACCCAAGAGCAGAGCAATCTATGGAGTATTCCCAGAAGGTTATTCTTCATGCTGGCGATGCTCTCTTCATTCCCGAAGGCTG GTTTCACCAAGTAGATAGTGAGGATTTGACCATTGCTGTTAACTTTTGGTGGCGGTCCGACCTGATGTCTGGCATGTCAGAACATATGGATGCATATTATTTGCGCCTATTATTGAGAAG ATTGACTGACAAACAAATG AACCGAGTGCTGGGTAAGAGTATTGCTGGTGCATCAACATCAGAAAGGCATACAATTGAGCAACATAATAATGGACAAGCAG ATTATTGTTACAATGGTTCTGATAAGAACTGTGCACCCGAGGATTCAAAAGCAAATGTGataagagagaaacttatgTTGCATGAACTGGAACCACCAACGCTTAAGGCTCTTCAAGAACTTGTTTCTTTAGTCCATGATCGTGTTAATGTTGCTGACCAAAGTGAACGAGTGGATTCTACCTCAACCAAAGGTTCAGCCTTCAGAGAGAAACATGAACACGTCAATTGTATGAAGGCAAATTTGTCTTGCCTTGAAAATGATCCAGTTGCTTGTGTCCTTTCGAACCTTCATCCTCTTGCCCTTCAGAATGTCTTCCTTGCCATGGCG CACAATTTCCCTAGAACTCTGGAGGCTTTGATGCTGCACCTGCTTTCACCAGTGGCGGCAGAAGTACTTACACGAAAATTTGATGAGATGGATCAACTGACTCCTGAAGAAGATCG GAATAAATTTTACGAAGTTTTTTATGGTGCATTTGATGACCAATGTGCTGCTATGGATACAATTTTAAGTGGGAAAGAGTGCTTTGCACGTCAG GCATTCCAGAACGTGTTGGATCAATATTTGGGTATTTGCTTTGACGGGCCAAAACCATCTGTTTGA
- the LOC131322127 gene encoding lysine-specific demethylase JMJ31 isoform X1, with product MAEESLRVCQFEEIPSPREFISQIESRNIPAVFKGCVKNWKAFSLWDPSSGGLDYLLERVGSSMVDAMLSRSAPVFYGDIRGHERVQLPFSTFIGYCNENIQKPRRDCEVSSESERHELEGSDTKQGSMLFGDALQQIYLAQVPIMSIENEERVQLGTLREDIQRPAFLETKELASINLWMNNAHSRSSTHYDPHQNVLCVVAGCKQVVLWPPSASPFLYPMPLYGEASNHSAVNLEKPDLSIHPRAEQSMEYSQKVILHAGDALFIPEGWFHQVDSEDLTIAVNFWWRSDLMSGMSEHMDAYYLRLLLRRLTDKQMNRVLGKSIAGASTSERHTIEQHNNGQADYCYNGSDKNCAPEDSKANVIREKLMLHELEPPTLKALQELVSLVHDRVNVADQSERVDSTSTKGSAFREKHEHVNCMKANLSCLENDPVACVLSNLHPLALQNVFLAMACMKLVILIQHNFPRTLEALMLHLLSPVAAEVLTRKFDEMDQLTPEEDRNKFYEVFYGAFDDQCAAMDTILSGKECFARQAFQNVLDQYLGICFDGPKPSV from the exons ATGGCTGAAGAATCGCTGCGAGTTTGCCAATTCGAAGAAATTCCGTCTCCTCGAGAATTCATTTCGCAGATTGAGTCGCGAAATATTCCCGCT GTATTCAAGGGCTGCGTAAAGAACTGGAAAGCTTTCTCGTTGTGGGATCCCTCCAGTGGCGGCCTCGACTACTTGCTG GAACGAGTAGGATCGTCAATGGTGGACGCAATGCTGTCCAGATCTGCACCAGTCTTTTATGGTGATATTAGAGGCCACGAGAGG GTTCAGTTGCCCTTCTCTACTTTCATTGGTTATTGCAATGAAAACATCCAGAAGCCAAGGAGGGATTGTGAAGTTTCTTCTGAATCTGAAAGGCATGAGCTCGAAGGATCAGATACAAAGCAAGGTTCTATGCTTTTTGGAGATGCCTtgcaacaaatttatcttgCGCAG GTACCAATTATGAGTATTGAGAATGAAGAAAGGGTTCAATTGGGAACCTTGAGAGAAGACATTCAAAGG CCTGCATTTTTGGAGACAAAGGAACTGGCTTCGATTAATTTGTGGATGAACAATGCTCATAGTAGATCCAGCACCCATTAtgatccacaccaaaacgttctgTGCGTAGTTGCTGGCTGCAAACAAG TTGTTTTATGGCCCCCTTCTGCAAGTCCCTTCTTGTATCCAATGCCTTTGTATGGGGAAGCGTCAAACCATAG TGCTGTCAACTTAGAAAAGCCTGATCTTTCTATTCACCCAAGAGCAGAGCAATCTATGGAGTATTCCCAGAAGGTTATTCTTCATGCTGGCGATGCTCTCTTCATTCCCGAAGGCTG GTTTCACCAAGTAGATAGTGAGGATTTGACCATTGCTGTTAACTTTTGGTGGCGGTCCGACCTGATGTCTGGCATGTCAGAACATATGGATGCATATTATTTGCGCCTATTATTGAGAAG ATTGACTGACAAACAAATG AACCGAGTGCTGGGTAAGAGTATTGCTGGTGCATCAACATCAGAAAGGCATACAATTGAGCAACATAATAATGGACAAGCAG ATTATTGTTACAATGGTTCTGATAAGAACTGTGCACCCGAGGATTCAAAAGCAAATGTGataagagagaaacttatgTTGCATGAACTGGAACCACCAACGCTTAAGGCTCTTCAAGAACTTGTTTCTTTAGTCCATGATCGTGTTAATGTTGCTGACCAAAGTGAACGAGTGGATTCTACCTCAACCAAAGGTTCAGCCTTCAGAGAGAAACATGAACACGTCAATTGTATGAAGGCAAATTTGTCTTGCCTTGAAAATGATCCAGTTGCTTGTGTCCTTTCGAACCTTCATCCTCTTGCCCTTCAGAATGTCTTCCTTGCCATGGCG TGTATGAAGTTAGTTATTCTTATTCAGCACAATTTCCCTAGAACTCTGGAGGCTTTGATGCTGCACCTGCTTTCACCAGTGGCGGCAGAAGTACTTACACGAAAATTTGATGAGATGGATCAACTGACTCCTGAAGAAGATCG GAATAAATTTTACGAAGTTTTTTATGGTGCATTTGATGACCAATGTGCTGCTATGGATACAATTTTAAGTGGGAAAGAGTGCTTTGCACGTCAG GCATTCCAGAACGTGTTGGATCAATATTTGGGTATTTGCTTTGACGGGCCAAAACCATCTGTTTGA
- the LOC131322127 gene encoding lysine-specific demethylase JMJ31 isoform X3 has product MAEESLRVCQFEEIPSPREFISQIESRNIPAVFKGCVKNWKAFSLWDPSSGGLDYLLERVGSSMVDAMLSRSAPVFYGDIRGHERVQLPFSTFIGYCNENIQKPRRDCEVSSESERHELEGSDTKQGSMLFGDALQQIYLAQVPIMSIENEERVQLGTLREDIQRPAFLETKELASINLWMNNAHSRSSTHYDPHQNVLCVVAGCKQVVLWPPSASPFLYPMPLYGEASNHSAVNLEKPDLSIHPRAEQSMEYSQKVILHAGDALFIPEGWFHQVDSEDLTIAVNFWWRSDLMSGMSEHMDAYYLRLLLRRLTDKQMNRVLGKSIAGASTSERHTIEQHNNGQADYCYNGSDKNCAPEDSKANVIREKLMLHELEPPTLKALQELVSLVHDRVNVADQSERVDSTSTKGSAFREKHEHVNCMKANLSCLENDPVACVLSNLHPLALQNVFLAMANSGGFDAAPAFTSGGRSTYTKI; this is encoded by the exons ATGGCTGAAGAATCGCTGCGAGTTTGCCAATTCGAAGAAATTCCGTCTCCTCGAGAATTCATTTCGCAGATTGAGTCGCGAAATATTCCCGCT GTATTCAAGGGCTGCGTAAAGAACTGGAAAGCTTTCTCGTTGTGGGATCCCTCCAGTGGCGGCCTCGACTACTTGCTG GAACGAGTAGGATCGTCAATGGTGGACGCAATGCTGTCCAGATCTGCACCAGTCTTTTATGGTGATATTAGAGGCCACGAGAGG GTTCAGTTGCCCTTCTCTACTTTCATTGGTTATTGCAATGAAAACATCCAGAAGCCAAGGAGGGATTGTGAAGTTTCTTCTGAATCTGAAAGGCATGAGCTCGAAGGATCAGATACAAAGCAAGGTTCTATGCTTTTTGGAGATGCCTtgcaacaaatttatcttgCGCAG GTACCAATTATGAGTATTGAGAATGAAGAAAGGGTTCAATTGGGAACCTTGAGAGAAGACATTCAAAGG CCTGCATTTTTGGAGACAAAGGAACTGGCTTCGATTAATTTGTGGATGAACAATGCTCATAGTAGATCCAGCACCCATTAtgatccacaccaaaacgttctgTGCGTAGTTGCTGGCTGCAAACAAG TTGTTTTATGGCCCCCTTCTGCAAGTCCCTTCTTGTATCCAATGCCTTTGTATGGGGAAGCGTCAAACCATAG TGCTGTCAACTTAGAAAAGCCTGATCTTTCTATTCACCCAAGAGCAGAGCAATCTATGGAGTATTCCCAGAAGGTTATTCTTCATGCTGGCGATGCTCTCTTCATTCCCGAAGGCTG GTTTCACCAAGTAGATAGTGAGGATTTGACCATTGCTGTTAACTTTTGGTGGCGGTCCGACCTGATGTCTGGCATGTCAGAACATATGGATGCATATTATTTGCGCCTATTATTGAGAAG ATTGACTGACAAACAAATG AACCGAGTGCTGGGTAAGAGTATTGCTGGTGCATCAACATCAGAAAGGCATACAATTGAGCAACATAATAATGGACAAGCAG ATTATTGTTACAATGGTTCTGATAAGAACTGTGCACCCGAGGATTCAAAAGCAAATGTGataagagagaaacttatgTTGCATGAACTGGAACCACCAACGCTTAAGGCTCTTCAAGAACTTGTTTCTTTAGTCCATGATCGTGTTAATGTTGCTGACCAAAGTGAACGAGTGGATTCTACCTCAACCAAAGGTTCAGCCTTCAGAGAGAAACATGAACACGTCAATTGTATGAAGGCAAATTTGTCTTGCCTTGAAAATGATCCAGTTGCTTGTGTCCTTTCGAACCTTCATCCTCTTGCCCTTCAGAATGTCTTCCTTGCCATGGCG AACTCTGGAGGCTTTGATGCTGCACCTGCTTTCACCAGTGGCGGCAGAAGTACTTACACGAAAATTTGA
- the LOC131322143 gene encoding protein indeterminate-domain 12-like, which yields MFPSVLLSNPTTTTTTLSEEAAVFSSTRVQDFGSLNPMVSIATNNNSPHQQPQKLKKKRNLPGNPDPNAEVIALSPKTLLATNRFVCEICTKGFQRDQNLQLHRRGHNLPWKLKQRNNKEIIRKRAYVCPEPTCVHHHPSRALGDLTGIKKHFCRKHGEKKWKCEKCSKIYAVQSDWKAHSKTCGTKEYRCDCGTLFSRKDSFVTHRAFCDALAEESARVLHSSSANHLEILTTTQPPLPPPPHPITTTHQLPPFHLHPQNPPPPPPHHFPFATQIHHTHFLNTWDPPQNPNPNPNNLHHQNPLHIIKPESVHLPPPPPPISSSPFFQPPPTHNATSPHLSATALLQKAANIGAHPVGHVASTMMTRLDVFTGAGMSPEYPGYAAGNIATWQKSDRLTRDFLGLTRECGGGSGGSDDATNMLSFTGGIEYQTTYERDQSMVKAQQGFGFAEPSPPSETWGKIVIQDSTTRND from the exons ATGTTTCCTTCAGTTCTCTTGTCTAAccctactactactactactactttgtCTGAGGAAGCTGCTGTCTTTTCTAGTACTAGAGTCCAGGATTTTGGTAGCTTGAATCCTATGGTTTCAATTGCCACTAATAACAATTCTCCTCATCAGCAGCCACAGAAGCTCAAGAAGAAGAGAAATCTCCCTGGAAACCCTG ATCCAAATGCAGAAGTGATTGCATTATCTCCAAAGACCCTTTTGGCTACAAATAGATTTGTATGTGAGATATGCACCAAAGGGTTTCAAAGGGATCAGAATCTTCAGCTTCACAGGAGAGGCCACAACCTCCCATGGAAGCTGAAGCAAAGAAACAACAAAGAGATTATTAGAAAGAGAGCCTATGTTTGTCCCGAGCCAACTTGCGTCCACCACCACCCTTCCAGGGCTCTTGGCGATCTCACCGGAATCAAGAAACACTTTTGCAGAAAACATGGGGAGAAGAAATGGAAGTGTGAGAAATGCTCTAAGATCTATGCTGTTCAATCTGATTGGAAGgctcattctaaaacttgtggAACAAAAGAGTATAGATGTGACTGTGGAACCCTTTTCTCCAg GAAGGATAGCTTTGTTACCCACAGAGCATTCTGTGATGCCTTGGCTGAAGAAAGTGCTAGAGTACTCCACTCATCTTCTGCTAACCATTTGGAAATTTTAACCACCACACAACCACCattgccgccgccaccacacCCAATTACTACAACCCACCAATTACCACCTTTCCATTTACACCCCCAAAacccacctccaccacctcctcatCACTTCCCTTTCGCTACCCAAATCCACCACACCCATTTCCTAAACACATGGGACCcacctcaaaaccctaaccctaatcctaatAACCTCCACCACCAAAACCCACTTCACATCATCAAGCCTGAATCTGTCCAcctcccaccaccaccgccacccatCTCCTCCTCACCATTTTTCCAACCACCACCAACCCACAATGCCACGTCACCTCACCTCTCAGCCACTGCACTCCTCCAAAAGGCTGCGAATATCGGTGCACACCCAGTTGGCCATGTGGCGTCTACTATGATGACCAGGCTGGATGTGTTTACAGGCGCCGGGATGTCGCCGGAGTACCCGGGTTACGCGGCTGGGAATATTGCCACGTGGCAGAAAAGTGATCGGCTGACCAGGGACTTTTTGGGTCTGACAAGAgagtgtggtggtggtagtggtgggaGTGATGACGCGACGAATATGCTATCGTTCACGGGGGGCATAGAGTACCAGACGACATATGAGCGAGACCAGTCGATGGTGAAGGCCCAGCAGGGCTTTGGGTTTGCTGAGCCTTCTCCTCCTTCGGAGACATGGGGTAAAATCGTAATTCAGGACTCCACCACCAGAAATGACTAA